The following proteins are encoded in a genomic region of Dioscorea cayenensis subsp. rotundata cultivar TDr96_F1 chromosome 8, TDr96_F1_v2_PseudoChromosome.rev07_lg8_w22 25.fasta, whole genome shotgun sequence:
- the LOC120267780 gene encoding uncharacterized protein LOC120267780 encodes MKFTSFKQFRVAVRNYGIKNRCVMKFRPNNSKRCKAFCKKGYPFYLWALLMAIDRNKIQIKSGCLKHECTKDHKSRNVSVQWIAHNYLEQFRADLSWKVARINQAVRSNQSVGIRRLTVWRAKAIATRLLEGDEEDQMKMLYDYRLELLRTHPGSTIMFRCIIGMFQVMYVCLSPLRDGFLGSCRCIISLDGCFLKIFYRGQLLATVGIDANDCIYPITWVMVDKENYANWKWFLELLTADLEINNSHHWAFTSNRQKVSTST; translated from the exons ATGAAGTTTACAAGTTTTAAGCAATTTAGAGTGGCAGTAAGAAACTATGGTATTAAGAACAGATGCGTGATGAAGTTCAGACCCAACAATAGCAAGAGGTGCAAAGCCTTTTGCAAAAAAGGCTATCCTTTCTACCTATGGGCTTTATTAATGGCTATAGATCGAAATAAAATCCAGATTAAATCAGGATGTCTAAAACATGAGTGCACCAAAGACCACAAAAGCAGGAATGTCAGTGTACAGTGGATTGCTCACAACTACTTGGAACAATTTAGAGCAGACCTTTCATGGAAAGTTGCAAGGATAAATCAAGCTGTTAGGAGCAATCAGAGTGTTGGTATAAGAAGACTCACTGTATGGAGGGCCAAAGCCATTGCAACtag GTTGTTAGAGGGTGATGAGGAAGATCAGATGAAGATGCTCTATGATTACAGGCTTGAGTTGCTAAGAACGCACCCAGGATCAACCATTATGTTCAGATGCATTATAGGGATGTTCCAAGTAATGTATGTATGTCTATCACCTCTTAGAGATGGGTTCCTTGGAAGCTGTAGGTGTATAATTTCTTTAGATGGATGCTTCTTGAAGATCTTCTATAGAGGACAATTGCTTGCAActgttgggatagatgcaaatgattgcatctatcccataaCTTGGGTAATGGTGGATAAGGAGAACTATGCTAACTGGAAATGGTTCCTAGAGTTGCTCACTGCTGATTTGGAGATAAACAATAGCCACCACTGGGCTTTTACTAGTAATAGGCAGAAAGTAAGCACTTCAACCTAA